In Verrucomicrobiales bacterium, the genomic stretch TGGGATTCATGTCCGAATTCAAAGCGTTCGCCGTCAAAGGCAACGTGATCGACATGGCGGTCGGTGTGATCATCGGTGGAGCCTTCGGTAAGATCATCGGCTCCGTCATCGATGACATCATCATGCCTGTCGTCGGCAAAGTCATCGGCAACGTCGACTTTAGCAATATGTTCATTCCTTTGTCTGGTCAGACCAGCAAGGTGCTCGCTGATGCGAGGAAGGAAG encodes the following:
- the mscL gene encoding large conductance mechanosensitive channel protein MscL produces the protein MGFMSEFKAFAVKGNVIDMAVGVIIGGAFGKIIGSVIDDIIMPVVGKVIGNVDFSNMFIPLSGQTSKVLADARKEGAVLAYGNFLTVVINFTILAFCIFMMVKAINNLKKKEEAKPSAPPEPSKEEKLLAEIRDILKAR